The following coding sequences are from one Gemmatimonadales bacterium window:
- the guaA gene encoding glutamine-hydrolyzing GMP synthase: MSAPHPDGILIVDFGSQFTQLIARRIREQRVYCEIQPPSRDVAWIRGWRPKGVILSGGPNSVYDAGVPTAQPELLALGVPVLGLCYGMQVLAQLAGGRVVPAARREYGRADVKVEGGDLFKGFASGATTQVWMSHGDHVDEAPPGWHVTASSENSPIAAIQHDDLPLHAVQFHPEVAHTPRGGEILANFLFDICGCKPDWTPEHFVDGEVKKIRELVGDRRVICGLSGGVDSSVAAALVHRAIGNQLTCIFVDHGLLRLGEREQVESTFRRTLGVDLRTVDASADFLGDLDGVTDPETKRKKIGHRFIDVFEREARAVGGDVGFLVQGTLYPDVIESTSPTGGPSVTIKTHHNVGGLPERLPFKLIEPLRELFKDEVRQVGRELGLPEDVVGRHPFPGPGLAIRILGAVTRPSLEILRKADAIYLEEIRAAGLYDQIWQAFAVLLPIRSVGVMGDGRSYDQVIGLRAVTSRDGMTADWFPFPPDVLATISNRISNEVAGVNRVVYDVSSKPPATIEWE, translated from the coding sequence GTGAGCGCCCCCCATCCCGATGGAATCCTGATCGTCGACTTCGGATCGCAGTTTACGCAGCTGATCGCGCGGCGAATCCGCGAGCAGCGTGTCTATTGCGAAATCCAGCCGCCGTCGCGCGACGTGGCATGGATCCGAGGGTGGCGACCGAAAGGGGTGATCCTGTCGGGCGGCCCGAATTCGGTGTACGACGCCGGTGTCCCCACCGCGCAGCCGGAGTTGCTTGCGCTCGGTGTTCCGGTCCTCGGCCTCTGCTACGGGATGCAGGTGCTGGCGCAGCTTGCCGGTGGTCGAGTGGTCCCGGCTGCGCGGCGTGAGTACGGTCGTGCCGATGTGAAGGTCGAAGGCGGCGATCTCTTCAAGGGATTCGCATCCGGCGCCACCACACAGGTCTGGATGAGCCACGGCGACCACGTCGACGAGGCGCCTCCCGGGTGGCATGTGACGGCGTCGAGCGAGAATTCGCCGATCGCGGCAATTCAGCATGACGATCTTCCGCTGCACGCGGTGCAGTTCCACCCTGAGGTGGCGCACACGCCGCGCGGCGGCGAGATCCTGGCCAACTTCCTCTTCGATATCTGCGGCTGCAAGCCCGACTGGACGCCCGAGCATTTCGTCGACGGCGAAGTGAAGAAGATCCGGGAGCTGGTCGGTGATCGCCGCGTGATCTGCGGACTCTCGGGCGGCGTCGATTCGTCGGTTGCGGCGGCACTGGTGCATCGCGCCATCGGCAATCAACTCACCTGCATCTTCGTCGATCACGGCCTCCTCAGGCTCGGCGAACGCGAGCAGGTCGAGAGCACCTTCCGCCGGACGCTCGGCGTCGATCTCCGCACGGTCGATGCCTCGGCAGATTTTCTCGGCGACCTCGACGGCGTCACCGATCCGGAAACAAAGCGCAAGAAGATCGGGCATCGCTTCATCGACGTCTTCGAGCGCGAAGCGCGCGCGGTCGGCGGCGATGTCGGATTCCTGGTGCAGGGAACGCTCTACCCGGACGTGATCGAATCGACCTCGCCCACGGGTGGCCCGTCGGTCACGATCAAGACGCATCACAACGTTGGCGGGTTGCCCGAACGGCTGCCGTTCAAGTTGATCGAGCCGCTGCGTGAGCTCTTCAAGGACGAGGTGCGCCAGGTCGGGCGCGAACTCGGGTTGCCGGAGGATGTCGTCGGCAGGCATCCGTTCCCCGGTCCTGGACTCGCGATCAGGATACTTGGCGCGGTCACGCGGCCGAGTCTCGAGATCCTGCGCAAGGCCGATGCGATCTACCTCGAAGAGATTCGCGCAGCGGGACTCTACGATCAGATATGGCAGGCGTTTGCGGTGCTGCTGCCGATTCGCTCGGTCGGCGTCATGGGTGATGGACGGAGTTACGACCAGGTGATTGGGCTCCGCGCGGTGACATCGCGCGACGGAATGACGGCAGACTGGTTCCCGTTCCCGCCCGATGTGCTGGCGACGATCTCGAACCGGATCTCGAACGAGGTCGCTGGCGTCAATCGTGTGGTCTACGACGTGAGCAGCAAGCCGCCGGCGACGATCGAGTGGGAGTGA
- a CDS encoding PTS sugar transporter subunit IIA, with protein MYRFTFGITFTPAMQLRDFFSRDAVSLELSATAKPAAIEEMIGLLGVDPEIATTLRKLLDRREELGSTGVGRGIAIPHCRASVIPQLRLAYGRVSAEGGISYDAIDKQPVHHLFLIVAPPVEVSNLYLPVLGRLAQFAKGDDIPDRLAALTSPDQFFALLDERAA; from the coding sequence TTGTACCGATTCACCTTCGGCATTACGTTCACCCCCGCGATGCAACTCCGCGACTTCTTCTCACGCGACGCGGTCTCTCTCGAGCTCTCCGCCACCGCCAAGCCGGCGGCGATCGAGGAGATGATCGGCCTCCTCGGGGTCGATCCCGAGATCGCAACGACGTTGCGGAAGTTGCTCGATCGGCGCGAAGAACTCGGCTCGACCGGAGTCGGGCGCGGGATTGCAATTCCGCACTGCCGCGCCTCGGTGATTCCGCAGCTCCGGCTGGCGTACGGGAGAGTTTCTGCGGAGGGGGGAATTTCCTACGATGCCATCGACAAGCAGCCGGTCCACCATCTCTTCCTGATCGTGGCGCCGCCGGTCGAGGTCTCCAACCTCTACCTCCCGGTCCTGGGCCGCCTCGCCCAGTTCGCCAAGGGCGACGACATCCCCGACCGCCTCGCGGCACTTACTTCACCAGATCAGTTCTTCGCGCTCCTCGACGAGCGGGCCGCGTAG
- a CDS encoding ABC transporter permease: protein MNRPHDRDDELDAELASHLEMAKRDRLAAGESADDAKHNSRREFGNLAHVKEVTRDGWAGATWERIMQDLRFAFRSLRRVPLFAAVAIATMALGIGANTAIFSVIDGVVLRPLPYPHPERLIYITSRFPAMNLDHFPIDLGEYLDLSERNHSFASLSAYTLGAVNVGGTAHPTRVVSAAMVGDLFHALGVAPAIGRGFTEADSHPQAPPVAVLSYEVWQSVYGGDRGLVGHSIDIDGVTTTVVGIMPKAFDFRDQGIRIWQPFTYDPAQRDQFRGGHFLYLLGRLKPTVTLATARVELQSLLARWAADDGVPATVAPNQRRLHTPTPQHALRYDDLQADMVGSAGPALWILQGAVGLVLLIACANMANLLLVRAESRRKELMVRAALGAGRWRLVRQFVAESVILSLAGGLVGVVVAQWGLHALLAANGGSIPRATSVHINLAVLGFTVVLAVGTGLVFGSVPLLQVRRESVSGALRNSESRTTAGTARHRVRNALVVAEMALAVMLVIGAGLAIRSFWKLMQVDSGFDRSNLTTFNLVLPAQQYADSNRRIALFESVISRIKAIPGVKDVAAMSGLPPQRPINANDTKFIGLPTGPNIPMQNVDYWQFVTPGYLGTMKIPVVQGRGFEPGDGPMQPPVVLVNEALAKRFFPGQSAIGRQVQPGGSPAVFTIVGVVKDVKQQGLDASVGTELYIDYDQTPLDMGFTPRNMNLVVRSTQSTAALAAPIRSVLADVDPELPISSFRSMDDVFAAATSRPHFLAQLLSGFGAIALLLAAIGTYGVLSYSVSERRRELAIRMALGAAKSGVLSIVLRRGMTLAAAGVGAGLVGALIVTRLVRAILFDVSATDTVTFVVVGLFMAAVALVACLIPAWNATRVDPITALRTE, encoded by the coding sequence GTGAACCGCCCACACGATCGCGATGACGAACTCGACGCCGAACTCGCCAGTCATCTGGAGATGGCGAAGCGCGACCGGCTCGCCGCAGGCGAATCCGCCGATGACGCGAAACACAACTCCCGCCGCGAGTTCGGCAACCTGGCCCACGTGAAGGAAGTCACGCGCGACGGATGGGCCGGCGCCACGTGGGAGCGGATCATGCAGGATCTCCGGTTCGCCTTCCGCTCGCTCCGCCGGGTGCCGCTCTTCGCCGCGGTCGCGATTGCGACGATGGCCCTCGGCATCGGCGCCAACACCGCGATCTTCTCGGTGATCGATGGCGTGGTGCTCCGCCCGTTGCCATACCCGCATCCGGAGCGACTGATCTACATCACCAGCCGCTTCCCGGCGATGAATCTCGATCATTTCCCGATCGATCTCGGCGAGTATCTCGATCTCAGCGAACGGAACCACTCCTTCGCATCGCTCTCGGCGTACACCCTCGGCGCCGTGAACGTTGGTGGTACCGCGCATCCGACCCGCGTGGTGTCGGCAGCGATGGTCGGAGATCTCTTTCACGCCCTTGGCGTGGCACCTGCGATCGGTCGAGGATTCACCGAGGCAGATTCGCACCCGCAGGCGCCGCCGGTGGCGGTGCTATCGTACGAAGTGTGGCAGTCGGTCTATGGCGGAGATCGTGGCCTTGTGGGGCACAGCATCGACATCGACGGCGTGACCACCACCGTAGTCGGGATCATGCCGAAGGCGTTCGACTTCCGCGACCAGGGGATCCGCATCTGGCAGCCGTTCACCTACGACCCGGCGCAGCGCGATCAGTTCCGCGGCGGCCATTTCCTCTATCTCCTGGGCCGGCTCAAGCCGACAGTGACGCTGGCGACCGCTCGAGTCGAGCTTCAGTCACTACTGGCGCGGTGGGCAGCCGACGACGGCGTCCCCGCCACCGTGGCGCCCAATCAGCGCCGCCTGCACACGCCAACTCCGCAACATGCGTTGCGCTATGACGACCTGCAGGCCGACATGGTGGGAAGCGCCGGTCCGGCGCTCTGGATCCTGCAGGGCGCGGTCGGGCTGGTGCTCCTGATTGCCTGCGCCAACATGGCGAACCTGCTTCTTGTTCGTGCCGAGTCACGGCGCAAGGAGTTGATGGTACGTGCAGCGCTCGGCGCGGGACGATGGAGACTGGTTCGGCAGTTCGTCGCCGAAAGCGTCATCCTTTCGCTTGCCGGCGGCCTCGTCGGCGTGGTGGTCGCGCAGTGGGGGCTGCACGCGCTCCTGGCAGCCAACGGCGGCAGCATCCCGCGCGCAACGAGTGTGCACATCAATCTCGCGGTCCTGGGGTTCACGGTGGTGCTGGCGGTGGGAACGGGGCTGGTCTTCGGGTCAGTGCCGCTGCTGCAGGTGCGCCGCGAATCGGTAAGCGGCGCGCTGCGCAACAGCGAGTCGCGCACCACCGCCGGAACGGCACGGCACCGGGTGCGCAACGCGCTGGTCGTCGCCGAGATGGCGCTCGCCGTCATGCTGGTCATCGGCGCGGGGCTCGCGATCCGGTCGTTCTGGAAGCTGATGCAGGTCGATTCCGGCTTTGATCGGAGCAACCTGACCACCTTCAACCTGGTCCTCCCCGCGCAGCAGTATGCCGACAGCAACCGGCGCATCGCGCTCTTCGAGAGCGTGATCAGCCGGATCAAGGCGATCCCCGGAGTGAAAGACGTGGCGGCGATGAGCGGGCTCCCGCCGCAGCGACCGATCAACGCCAACGACACCAAGTTCATCGGGCTTCCGACTGGTCCGAACATCCCGATGCAGAATGTCGACTACTGGCAGTTCGTCACACCGGGGTACCTCGGCACGATGAAGATCCCTGTCGTCCAGGGTCGGGGATTCGAGCCGGGAGACGGCCCGATGCAGCCGCCCGTCGTCCTGGTGAATGAGGCGCTCGCCAAGCGCTTCTTCCCGGGACAGAGCGCGATCGGCCGGCAGGTGCAGCCCGGTGGGTCGCCGGCGGTGTTCACCATCGTCGGCGTGGTGAAGGATGTGAAACAGCAGGGGCTCGATGCGAGCGTCGGTACCGAGCTATACATCGACTATGACCAGACGCCGCTGGATATGGGATTCACTCCCCGCAACATGAATCTCGTGGTGCGGTCGACTCAATCGACGGCAGCGCTTGCGGCGCCGATTCGAAGCGTGCTCGCGGACGTCGATCCGGAGCTTCCGATCTCGAGCTTCCGCAGCATGGACGACGTCTTCGCCGCGGCGACGAGCCGGCCGCACTTCCTCGCGCAGCTGCTCAGCGGCTTCGGTGCCATTGCGCTGCTCCTCGCCGCGATCGGGACGTATGGCGTGCTGTCGTATTCCGTCTCCGAGCGCCGTCGCGAGCTGGCAATCCGCATGGCACTTGGCGCCGCGAAGAGCGGCGTGCTGTCGATCGTGTTGCGGCGCGGGATGACGCTGGCTGCGGCGGGTGTGGGCGCCGGGCTCGTCGGCGCACTGATCGTGACGCGACTCGTCCGGGCGATTCTCTTCGATGTCTCTGCGACCGACACCGTCACGTTCGTCGTGGTGGGACTCTTCATGGCGGCGGTGGCGCTGGTGGCGTGCCTCATTCCGGCGTGGAATGCGACACGAGTCGATCCGATCACCGCGCTGCGGACCGAATGA
- the lysA gene encoding diaminopimelate decarboxylase — MGAGVLDSRLSDAGLAPGSDGALAMSGIPLPAIAESVGTPAFVYDAATIRRQFARLDDVFGEIPHRICYAVKANSNLAILRIFATLGAGADIVSGGELLRAIAAGFDPSRIIFSGVGKSDEELLAAMAAGVGHINVESLAELERIALLVDMHDCDVTIGVRINPDVTAETHPYITTGKGGLKFGIPVDQFADVLRVLDNTSRIRLGAVAMHIGSQLLKADPYAAGMERLLALLDVARRAGHAPDVLDLGGGIGIRYQDEIPLDPIDWIEPLRTMMTQSGCTIQIEPGRFLVGSAGVMLTRVLYCKHSGGREIAVVDSGMNDLVRPSLYKAWHEIVPVVPSGAAPIKLDVVGPVCETGDFLALERPMAPVAQGDLLAVLAAGAYGFAMSSNYNSRARAAEVLVDAGRWAVVRPRERLSDLFRDEIADPFATEDP; from the coding sequence GTGGGCGCGGGCGTACTAGACTCGCGCCTGAGCGACGCCGGCCTCGCTCCGGGAAGCGACGGCGCGCTCGCTATGAGCGGGATTCCGCTGCCCGCCATCGCCGAGTCGGTTGGCACGCCTGCGTTTGTGTACGACGCGGCGACGATCCGCCGGCAGTTCGCACGTCTCGATGACGTCTTCGGCGAGATTCCGCATCGGATCTGCTACGCCGTCAAGGCGAATTCCAATCTCGCAATCCTGCGGATCTTCGCGACCCTCGGCGCCGGCGCCGACATCGTCTCTGGCGGTGAATTGCTTCGCGCGATCGCTGCCGGGTTCGATCCGTCGCGGATCATCTTCAGCGGCGTGGGGAAATCCGATGAAGAGCTCCTCGCCGCGATGGCCGCGGGTGTCGGTCACATCAACGTGGAGTCACTCGCCGAACTCGAGCGGATCGCGCTCCTGGTCGACATGCACGATTGCGATGTCACCATCGGCGTTCGCATCAATCCCGACGTCACCGCCGAAACGCATCCGTACATCACGACGGGGAAGGGCGGGCTCAAGTTCGGGATTCCTGTCGACCAGTTTGCCGACGTGCTGCGCGTGCTGGACAATACGTCGCGGATTCGCCTTGGCGCCGTCGCGATGCATATCGGATCGCAGTTGCTCAAGGCCGACCCGTACGCCGCGGGGATGGAGCGCCTTCTTGCGTTGCTCGACGTGGCCCGCCGCGCCGGGCACGCGCCCGACGTGCTCGACCTCGGTGGCGGAATCGGCATTCGCTATCAGGATGAAATCCCGCTTGATCCTATCGACTGGATCGAACCGCTCCGCACGATGATGACGCAGAGTGGCTGCACCATCCAGATCGAGCCCGGTCGGTTCCTGGTCGGAAGCGCCGGAGTGATGCTCACGCGCGTCCTCTACTGCAAGCACTCGGGCGGCCGCGAAATCGCGGTCGTGGATTCGGGGATGAACGATCTGGTGCGGCCGTCGCTCTACAAGGCGTGGCACGAGATCGTCCCGGTGGTTCCATCGGGTGCGGCGCCGATCAAGCTCGATGTCGTTGGGCCGGTCTGCGAGACCGGCGACTTCCTCGCCCTCGAACGACCAATGGCTCCCGTGGCCCAGGGCGATCTTCTCGCGGTGCTCGCCGCGGGTGCGTACGGTTTTGCGATGAGCTCCAACTACAACTCCCGCGCGCGCGCCGCCGAGGTGCTGGTCGATGCCGGACGCTGGGCAGTGGTGCGTCCGCGGGAGCGCCTTTCTGATCTGTTCCGCGACGAAATCGCCGACCCCTTTGCCACCGAGGATCCGTGA
- a CDS encoding PadR family transcriptional regulator, producing MPRKPRPSDSRIEVLQGTLDLIILQALRWGPAHGYRLLQLIRSTTDGVLQVDTGSLYPALHRLARQRWVSAAWETSENGQRVRVYRLTPSGTRQLAIERSRWEQLGRAIAGMFAAPVKEDA from the coding sequence GTGCCCCGCAAGCCGCGCCCTTCCGATTCCCGGATCGAAGTGCTCCAGGGAACGCTCGACCTGATCATCCTGCAGGCACTCCGCTGGGGGCCGGCACACGGCTACCGGCTGTTGCAGTTGATCCGCTCCACCACCGACGGCGTCCTCCAGGTCGACACCGGGTCGCTCTACCCCGCCCTCCATCGCCTCGCGCGGCAACGGTGGGTGAGTGCCGCGTGGGAGACGTCGGAAAACGGCCAGCGGGTGCGCGTGTACCGGCTCACCCCGTCGGGCACCCGCCAGCTCGCGATCGAACGGTCGCGCTGGGAGCAGCTGGGCCGGGCGATCGCCGGAATGTTTGCAGCGCCGGTCAAGGAGGACGCGTGA
- the proS gene encoding proline--tRNA ligase: protein MADSKSLTTRAEDFSAWYNEVIMKAELADYSPVRGCMVIRPNGYAIWEEMQAALDRMFKDTGHQNAYFPLFIPQSFLAKEAQHVEGFAPETAVVTHGGGKELEEPLVVRPTSETIIYAMYGKWIQSWRDLPLLINQWANVVRWELRTRLFLRTTEFLWQEGHTAHATEAEAEAETLLILGIYRRFMEEWMAMPVITGPKTASERFAGALRTYSCEALMQDNKALQAGTSHNLGQNFAKAFDVQFQTADGGLDHVWSTSWGVSTRMVGGLIMTHSDDKGLVCPPRLAQWQVVVIPIWKSDEEKSQTSAAAENLVKELRAAGVRATSDLRDMKPGAKYYEWEARGAPFRLELGPRDLANQSAMLARRLGGKEAVPLAGIAARIHQEMTTMQQTLFDAAKARQEAATLRNPRSKQEFIDFIEGNGGFVYAGWCGDPAVEAEIKEQTKATIRCLPMEEFRSNPAPEKCIWTGRPATVEAVWARAY, encoded by the coding sequence ATGGCTGATTCGAAATCGCTCACCACGCGCGCAGAAGACTTCTCCGCCTGGTACAACGAAGTGATCATGAAGGCGGAGCTCGCCGACTATTCGCCGGTGCGCGGCTGCATGGTGATCCGTCCCAACGGCTACGCGATCTGGGAGGAGATGCAGGCGGCGCTCGACCGGATGTTCAAGGACACCGGCCACCAGAACGCCTACTTCCCGCTTTTCATCCCGCAATCGTTCCTCGCCAAGGAAGCGCAGCACGTCGAGGGATTCGCGCCGGAGACCGCGGTCGTGACGCATGGCGGCGGCAAGGAGCTCGAAGAACCGCTCGTCGTCCGCCCGACCTCGGAGACGATCATCTATGCGATGTACGGCAAGTGGATCCAGTCGTGGCGCGATCTCCCGCTCCTGATCAATCAGTGGGCGAACGTCGTCCGCTGGGAGCTTCGGACCCGCCTCTTCCTGCGCACCACCGAATTCCTCTGGCAGGAAGGGCACACCGCGCACGCCACGGAAGCCGAAGCCGAAGCGGAGACGCTGCTGATCCTCGGCATCTATCGCCGTTTCATGGAAGAGTGGATGGCCATGCCGGTGATCACCGGTCCGAAGACGGCGTCGGAGCGATTTGCCGGTGCGCTGCGCACCTATTCATGCGAAGCGCTGATGCAGGACAACAAGGCGCTGCAGGCGGGGACGTCGCACAACCTTGGACAGAACTTCGCCAAGGCGTTCGACGTGCAGTTCCAGACCGCCGATGGCGGGCTCGACCATGTCTGGAGCACGTCGTGGGGTGTCTCGACCCGCATGGTCGGCGGCCTGATCATGACGCACAGCGACGACAAGGGGCTCGTCTGTCCGCCGCGCCTGGCGCAGTGGCAGGTGGTCGTCATCCCGATCTGGAAATCGGATGAGGAGAAGAGCCAGACCTCTGCAGCCGCGGAGAATCTGGTCAAGGAGCTGCGCGCTGCGGGCGTTCGCGCAACGTCCGACCTGCGCGACATGAAGCCCGGCGCCAAGTACTACGAATGGGAAGCGCGCGGCGCCCCATTCCGCCTCGAGCTTGGGCCCCGCGACCTCGCCAACCAGAGTGCGATGCTCGCGCGTCGGCTCGGCGGCAAGGAAGCGGTGCCGCTTGCCGGGATCGCCGCACGGATTCATCAGGAAATGACGACGATGCAGCAGACGCTCTTCGATGCGGCCAAAGCGCGACAGGAAGCGGCGACGCTCCGCAACCCCAGGTCGAAGCAGGAATTCATCGACTTCATCGAAGGGAACGGCGGCTTCGTCTACGCCGGCTGGTGTGGCGATCCGGCGGTCGAAGCAGAGATCAAGGAGCAGACGAAGGCCACGATCCGCTGCCTCCCGATGGAAGAGTTCCGCAGCAATCCGGCGCCCGAGAAGTGCATCTGGACCGGCCGGCCAGCGACCGTTGAGGCGGTGTGGGCGCGGGCGTACTAG
- the dusB gene encoding tRNA dihydrouridine synthase DusB, giving the protein MKFPYRTNAQIPLFLAPMAGVSEAPFRRISRGLGADVVLTEFLNSEAIRRRISKTLEGCEFDEVERPIGIQIYGAHADAMADAAALVTEHYRPDFIDINFGCPVKKVVQRNGGSGCLRDLDLVDEIIRACVGATDLPVTVKTRSGWSDETRDPVGIALRMQDAGAKAFTLHARTRTQMFSGEARWDDIARVVEALDVPVIGNGDITSPEDVYRMWRHTGCAGIMIGRGSFGNPWLFRDARALLDGHDVPPEPGAQEKFDVALQHARLAIELQGDSRKTVVEFRKHFGWYTRGLHGSSALRQHLFQVETMAEAERIFSEYLEHEALATAL; this is encoded by the coding sequence ATGAAGTTTCCGTACCGCACCAACGCCCAGATTCCCCTCTTTCTCGCGCCGATGGCGGGGGTCTCCGAGGCGCCGTTCCGCCGCATCTCGCGGGGGCTGGGCGCCGACGTGGTGTTGACGGAGTTCCTCAACTCCGAGGCGATCCGGCGGCGGATCTCGAAAACGCTGGAAGGGTGCGAATTCGACGAGGTCGAACGGCCGATCGGGATCCAGATCTACGGCGCCCACGCCGATGCGATGGCGGACGCGGCGGCGCTCGTCACCGAGCATTACCGTCCTGATTTCATCGATATCAATTTCGGCTGTCCGGTCAAGAAAGTCGTGCAGCGCAACGGCGGCTCAGGGTGCCTCCGCGACCTCGACCTGGTGGATGAAATCATCCGAGCCTGCGTCGGCGCGACCGATCTCCCAGTGACGGTCAAGACCCGCAGTGGCTGGTCGGACGAGACGCGCGATCCGGTTGGTATCGCGCTCCGGATGCAGGACGCTGGCGCCAAGGCGTTCACGCTCCACGCCCGGACCCGCACCCAGATGTTTTCGGGAGAGGCGCGATGGGACGACATCGCACGCGTCGTCGAGGCGCTCGATGTGCCGGTGATCGGCAACGGCGACATCACGTCGCCCGAGGATGTCTACCGGATGTGGCGCCACACCGGGTGCGCGGGGATCATGATCGGGCGCGGTTCGTTCGGAAATCCGTGGCTCTTCCGCGATGCCCGCGCGCTGCTCGATGGACACGACGTGCCGCCGGAGCCGGGAGCCCAGGAGAAGTTCGACGTTGCGCTCCAGCACGCGCGGCTGGCGATCGAACTGCAGGGCGATTCGCGGAAGACAGTGGTCGAATTCCGGAAGCACTTCGGATGGTACACGCGCGGACTGCACGGGTCGAGCGCCCTCCGCCAACACCTCTTTCAGGTCGAGACGATGGCCGAGGCAGAGCGGATTTTCAGCGAGTATCTGGAGCACGAAGCGCTGGCGACCGCCTTGTAG
- the hisS gene encoding histidine--tRNA ligase — protein sequence MISKGLPGFRDFFPEEFALRAHIFRVWREVASRYGFEEYDGPPLEPLDLYTTKSGDEIVGQLYNFTDKGDREVALRPEMTPTLARMVGARANGLKKPIRWFSIPQLFRYERQQRGRLREHFQLNCDLLGEAGPLADAEIIALAIDMMRAFGLGPADVRVKISDRRTVVSAIEAVTKIPEATPAILRAFDRLGKDRAGAEAMLADELTPPLMASVLSLVGPFTGAIPTDSHLGRTIRGVEDLGLGDWLDVDMTIVRGLAYYTGTVFELFDAKGELRAICGGGRYDNLLASLGGSDLPAVGFGMGDVVLGELLKDRGLHPAAPSSIEVFVASVTPDDVAEVLRVAHLLRDAGIRVEYAFTNAAVGKQLTLANTRGARVAVVIGPDDRARNEAQIKDLKTKTQESVSRSEIVARVSSLVSHSPINHG from the coding sequence ATGATTTCCAAGGGTTTACCGGGTTTTCGCGACTTCTTTCCCGAGGAGTTCGCGCTCAGGGCGCACATCTTCCGCGTCTGGCGCGAAGTGGCGTCCCGGTATGGCTTCGAGGAGTACGACGGCCCCCCCCTCGAGCCGCTCGACCTCTACACCACCAAGAGCGGCGACGAGATCGTGGGCCAGCTGTACAACTTCACCGACAAGGGAGACCGGGAGGTCGCGCTCCGCCCCGAGATGACCCCGACGCTGGCCCGGATGGTCGGTGCCCGGGCCAACGGCCTCAAGAAGCCGATCAGATGGTTCTCGATCCCCCAGCTCTTCCGCTACGAGCGGCAACAGCGGGGCAGGCTGCGCGAGCACTTCCAGCTCAACTGCGACCTTCTGGGGGAGGCGGGGCCGCTTGCCGATGCGGAGATCATCGCGCTGGCGATCGACATGATGCGAGCGTTCGGGCTCGGGCCGGCGGATGTGCGGGTGAAGATCAGCGATCGACGCACGGTAGTCAGCGCAATTGAAGCAGTGACCAAGATTCCGGAGGCGACGCCTGCGATTCTGCGTGCTTTCGACCGACTTGGGAAGGACCGAGCCGGTGCGGAGGCGATGCTGGCGGACGAACTCACGCCGCCGTTAATGGCGTCAGTCTTGAGCCTCGTTGGCCCGTTCACTGGGGCAATTCCGACTGACTCCCATCTCGGGCGAACCATTCGGGGCGTCGAGGACCTGGGGCTAGGCGACTGGCTAGATGTCGACATGACCATCGTCCGAGGCCTCGCGTATTACACCGGCACCGTCTTCGAACTATTCGATGCCAAGGGCGAACTGCGCGCGATCTGCGGCGGCGGACGCTATGACAATCTGCTCGCCTCCCTCGGCGGCTCGGATCTCCCAGCCGTCGGCTTCGGGATGGGCGACGTCGTGCTCGGCGAGCTTCTGAAGGATCGCGGACTCCATCCCGCCGCGCCGTCGTCGATCGAGGTCTTCGTCGCGAGCGTGACGCCCGATGACGTCGCCGAGGTGCTGCGCGTCGCGCACCTCCTCCGCGACGCAGGTATTCGCGTCGAGTATGCCTTCACCAACGCCGCGGTCGGCAAGCAGCTCACCCTCGCCAATACACGCGGTGCGCGCGTCGCCGTCGTGATCGGGCCTGACGATCGGGCCCGCAATGAAGCGCAGATCAAGGATCTCAAGACAAAGACACAGGAAAGCGTGTCGCGCAGTGAGATCGTTGCCCGTGTGTCGTCCCTCGTCTCTCACTCTCCGATAAATCATGGCTGA